The Humulus lupulus chromosome 3, drHumLupu1.1, whole genome shotgun sequence genome window below encodes:
- the LOC133823804 gene encoding uncharacterized protein LOC133823804, producing MNIRAKFKTDHCHEEFFLAAKAYRKREFLRHFEKIKFKDLAIAQYLENQVGFEKWARSFFPGHRYNLMTTGIAESWNNVIAEARGWPITCLMEFMRHTLQKWFFERRTAASTATSPLATEVEADLRKLADKSTTSFSFPSSLPCEHALAGARDRGISPYSLCSRFYTVEAWLSSYGGSVYTLGNEESWVIPNDIGSMMIAPPLVKQKAGRPKKKRRLSKGEKNSKQNRCSRCGVLGHNRVTCTTVCPPPSRHA from the exons ATGAATATCCGTGCGAAGTTCAAAACTGACCATTGCCATGAAGAATTCTTCCTTGCAGCGAAAGCTTATAGAAAGCGAGAGTTTTTACGCCATTTTGAGAAGATTAAATTCAAAGATCTTGCAATTGCTCAATACTTAGAGAATCAAGTGGGTTTTGAAAAGTGGGCTCGTTCTTTCTTTCCTGGTCATCGATATAATTTAATGACTACAGGTATTGCCGAAAGCTGGAACAATGTCATTGCTGAGGCAcgtgggtggccaattacttgtcTCATGGAATTTATGAGGCACACTTTACAAAAATGGTTTTTCGAGCGTCGAACTGCAGCATCAACGGCTACAAGTCCTCTTGCCACAGAAGTGGAAGCTGATTTGCGAAAGTTAGCAGACAAGTCCACTACCTCGTTCTCTTTTCCGTCTA GTCTTCCTTGTGAACACGCTCTAGCTGGTGCTCGAGATCGTGGCATTAGTCCATATAGTTTATGCTCCAGATTCTACACAGTTGAAGCGTGGTTGTCATCCTATGGTGGATCTGTATATACGCTGGGTAATGAAGAATCTTGGGTGATACCAAATGACATAGGAAGTATGATGATAGCTCCTCCTTTAGTGAAGCAGAAGGCtggtcgtccaaagaagaaacGACGTTTATCAAAGGGTGAGAAGAATAGCAAACAAAATAGATGTAGTAGATGTGGTGTCCTGGGCCACAATCGAGTGACGTGCACCACTGTTTGTCCCCCACCGTCTAGACATGCTTAG